A genomic segment from Clostridium pasteurianum BC1 encodes:
- a CDS encoding transglycosylase domain-containing protein has protein sequence MPSSNNTTAKNKKNTKVKKKKNPVIKAFKIFFITLLCAIIIGSVAGLGIVLAMIKTAPTLDVNGTILNLDQPSVLYDDKTQVMDTVVTAQKRTVVNLDSIPPNLSHAFISIEDERFYTHNGIDIKRIIGAMFINVKNKILRENGGIQGASTITQELIKQRMFLTDSLENRISWKRKIQEAYLATELEKVLTKDQILQAYMNTIYLGGQANGVQAAADQYFSKDVKDLNLIQCAFIAGLPQSPSAYYPFSTYAQKNPSVYINRTKTVLQRMHVNNYISDSDYSQALSDLDNGKLGFDPGKTNSRYTYQWFSSSVVDQVRSDLKAQYNYTDEQINNLLSDGGLKIYTTMDRNLEDSAQKIIDSDSSYGGMGSIKNSKGVLEPQAAATIVDYRTGEVKALIGGRGTQPMGSFNRAYGSSFKNAEAVGSSIKPLTVYAPAIENKIITSGTIVDDNLLPASIANKYRGSDGGPYQPSNDDFQYHGPTTIQDAITRSVNVVAVKVEDKLGVTTGAAYAQKFGLTLSPADTTSTSIAAMALGQLTTGNTPTTMAAAYGTFGNSGLYIPPRLYTKVVDKNGNNILESSASPRKVISPQTAYIMYNLLKGPVSPNGTGPSANFGNMPVAGKTGTSSDKKNLWFCGLTPYYSGAVWIGNDLQTPMGNDYYSNTSAKVWGLIMQEANKSLPVTDLQMPSGITTINNQLFIDGTEPTDTLNNNTQTPNNDVNTPVPNNQNTTTNATGNTNTTNATGNTNATNATGNTNTTNRNTNATNTTGNTNATNRNTNATNTTGNTNTTGNTVSTQQGTQQGTTTSNNK, from the coding sequence ATACCTAGTAGTAACAATACTACTGCTAAAAATAAGAAGAATACAAAAGTAAAAAAGAAAAAAAATCCAGTTATAAAGGCATTTAAAATATTTTTTATAACTTTACTATGTGCAATTATTATAGGTTCTGTAGCAGGTTTAGGTATTGTTTTAGCTATGATAAAAACAGCCCCGACCTTAGATGTAAATGGAACCATACTAAATCTAGATCAGCCATCTGTACTGTATGATGATAAAACTCAAGTTATGGATACAGTTGTAACTGCACAAAAAAGAACTGTAGTTAACTTAGATTCCATACCACCAAATTTATCCCATGCATTTATAAGTATAGAGGATGAAAGATTCTATACGCATAATGGAATTGATATAAAGAGAATTATTGGTGCTATGTTTATTAACGTAAAAAATAAAATTTTAAGAGAAAATGGAGGGATTCAAGGAGCCTCTACTATAACTCAAGAGCTTATAAAGCAGAGAATGTTTTTAACAGACTCTCTGGAAAACAGAATATCCTGGAAAAGAAAAATTCAAGAGGCTTATCTTGCTACTGAGCTTGAGAAAGTTCTAACTAAAGATCAAATATTACAAGCCTATATGAATACCATTTATCTTGGTGGTCAGGCAAATGGAGTTCAGGCGGCTGCAGACCAATATTTTAGCAAAGATGTAAAAGATTTAAATCTTATTCAGTGTGCTTTTATAGCCGGTCTTCCACAAAGTCCTTCTGCTTATTATCCATTTTCCACCTATGCACAAAAAAATCCATCAGTTTATATAAACAGAACAAAGACAGTGCTGCAGAGAATGCATGTCAATAATTACATAAGCGATAGTGATTACTCCCAAGCTCTTAGTGATTTAGACAATGGTAAATTAGGATTTGATCCAGGTAAAACCAACAGCAGATATACCTATCAATGGTTTTCATCTTCTGTTGTAGATCAAGTTAGATCAGACTTAAAAGCTCAATATAATTATACTGATGAGCAAATTAACAATTTGCTAAGTGATGGCGGTTTAAAGATATATACCACTATGGATAGAAATCTTGAAGATTCTGCTCAAAAAATTATTGATAGCGACTCATCTTACGGTGGTATGGGATCTATTAAAAATTCAAAGGGTGTACTGGAACCACAGGCAGCAGCCACTATAGTAGATTATCGTACTGGTGAAGTTAAGGCTCTAATAGGCGGAAGAGGTACACAGCCTATGGGTTCCTTTAATAGAGCTTACGGTTCAAGTTTTAAAAATGCTGAAGCTGTGGGTTCAAGTATTAAACCTTTAACTGTATACGCTCCTGCTATAGAAAACAAAATTATAACTTCCGGAACAATCGTAGATGATAATCTTCTTCCAGCAAGTATAGCCAATAAATACAGAGGAAGCGATGGCGGTCCTTATCAGCCTAGTAATGACGACTTTCAATATCATGGTCCTACTACCATACAGGATGCCATTACACGCTCAGTTAATGTAGTTGCCGTAAAGGTAGAAGATAAGCTTGGGGTAACTACCGGTGCTGCCTATGCACAGAAGTTTGGTTTAACTTTAAGCCCTGCAGATACGACCTCTACTTCTATAGCAGCTATGGCTCTAGGTCAATTAACCACTGGTAATACACCTACTACCATGGCTGCTGCCTATGGTACCTTTGGTAATAGCGGATTATATATACCTCCTAGATTGTATACAAAGGTAGTGGATAAAAATGGAAATAATATATTGGAAAGTTCTGCTTCACCTAGGAAGGTAATCTCACCACAAACTGCTTACATTATGTATAATTTATTAAAGGGTCCAGTAAGCCCTAATGGAACAGGTCCTTCTGCAAATTTTGGAAATATGCCTGTAGCAGGTAAAACTGGTACTAGTAGTGATAAGAAAAATCTATGGTTCTGTGGTCTTACTCCCTATTACTCTGGTGCAGTGTGGATAGGAAATGATTTACAGACTCCAATGGGTAATGACTATTATAGCAATACTTCTGCAAAGGTATGGGGATTAATTATGCAGGAAGCTAACAAAAGTCTTCCAGTAACAGACTTGCAAATGCCATCAGGTATAACAACTATAAATAATCAGTTATTTATAGATGGTACAGAACCTACTGATACTTTAAATAATAATACACAAACCCCAAACAACGATGTTAATACTCCAGTACCAAATAATCAAAATACAACTACAAATGCCACAGGAAATACTAATACAACAAATGCAACTGGAAATACTAATGCAACAAATGCAACCGGAAATACTAATACAACAAATAGAAATACTAACGCAACAAATACAACCGGAAATACTAATGCAACAAATAGAAATACTAATGCAACAAATACCACTGGAAATACTAATACAACTGGGAACACTGTCAGTACTCAGCAAGGTACTCAACAAGGTACAACAACATCTAATAATAAATAG
- a CDS encoding stage V sporulation protein AE: protein MKDLKRKVIIVTDGDRIARKAVETAAKNIHGRCISMSAGNPTSLSGSDIIRLIKTAKHDPVVVMVDDRGNTGKGKGEKAMEYIIKSNEVEVMGIIAVASNTSGGRGAEVNLSIDKFGDLANCAVDKYGNRLNNKILRGDTVNSINNYSKLFAVGIGDPGKMDDLDSIEIGAPIVTRAMEKIIEEYNKV from the coding sequence ATGAAAGATTTGAAAAGAAAGGTAATTATAGTTACAGATGGTGATAGAATAGCAAGAAAAGCGGTGGAAACAGCTGCTAAAAATATTCATGGAAGATGTATATCAATGTCCGCAGGTAATCCCACAAGTCTTAGTGGCAGCGATATTATACGACTTATAAAGACAGCAAAGCATGATCCGGTGGTTGTAATGGTAGATGATAGAGGTAATACAGGCAAGGGAAAAGGGGAAAAAGCCATGGAATACATTATTAAAAGTAATGAAGTCGAAGTAATGGGTATAATTGCTGTAGCCTCTAATACATCAGGTGGAAGAGGAGCGGAAGTAAACTTATCTATCGATAAATTTGGTGATTTAGCAAATTGCGCTGTAGATAAATATGGAAACAGACTAAATAATAAAATCTTAAGAGGGGATACAGTTAACTCTATAAATAATTACTCTAAACTATTTGCTGTGGGAATAGGAGATCCAGGTAAAATGGATGATTTAGATAGTATTGAAATTGGAGCACCAATAGTTACAAGAGCTATGGAGAAAATAATAGAAGAATATAATAAAGTGTAG
- the spoVAE gene encoding stage V sporulation protein AE, whose translation MDYIWAFIIGGIICVIGQILMDKTSFTPAKILVSFVTVGVILGALNIYDVLVDIGGEGARVPLPGFGYVLAKATMKEVDSQGLIGAFIGGIRGSAGGVAASIVFGYIMALIFNPKTKK comes from the coding sequence ATGGATTATATATGGGCTTTTATTATTGGAGGTATAATATGTGTCATTGGTCAGATACTCATGGACAAAACTTCCTTTACCCCTGCAAAAATACTTGTAAGTTTTGTAACTGTAGGTGTAATTCTTGGAGCTTTGAATATTTATGATGTACTTGTAGATATAGGAGGAGAGGGTGCAAGGGTTCCGCTGCCAGGATTTGGATACGTTTTAGCTAAAGCAACTATGAAAGAAGTAGATTCACAAGGGCTTATAGGAGCTTTTATTGGAGGTATAAGGGGCTCTGCTGGTGGGGTTGCAGCATCAATAGTGTTTGGATATATAATGGCTCTCATATTTAACCCTAAAACAAAAAAATGA
- the spoVAD gene encoding stage V sporulation protein AD: protein MGKRMGKQTIKIESKPRIIATYSIVGPKEGEGPLKDYFDFILKDDLNGKNSYEKAESSILYSAITECIKKANLTEQDINYLFAGDLLNQISSSNFAARDLNIPFIGLYGACSTMTESLSIASIFMDGGYANNVVAATSSHFSSAERQFRFPLEYGSQRHPTAHWTVTGAGAMLISKEGNFPYVKYITTGKVKDYGITDANNMGAAMAPAAIDTIKQHFQDTGTTPKDYDLIATGDLGKYGKTITEKLLKVYGYDINSIYMDCGDKIYGGDQATNAGGSGCGCSAVVDCGYIYKNMLNGKLKRVLILSTGALMSTTSSLQGETIPGIAHAVSIEFGV from the coding sequence TTGGGAAAGAGAATGGGAAAGCAAACAATAAAAATTGAAAGTAAGCCTAGAATAATTGCTACATATTCTATAGTGGGACCAAAGGAAGGAGAAGGGCCTTTAAAGGACTATTTTGATTTCATACTAAAGGATGATTTAAATGGTAAGAATAGCTATGAAAAGGCAGAAAGCAGCATTCTATATAGTGCTATTACTGAATGTATAAAGAAAGCTAATCTTACAGAACAGGATATAAACTATTTGTTTGCGGGGGATCTATTAAATCAAATCAGTTCTTCAAATTTCGCTGCAAGAGATCTGAATATACCTTTTATAGGCTTATATGGAGCATGTTCTACTATGACAGAATCTTTAAGTATAGCATCTATTTTTATGGATGGAGGTTATGCTAATAATGTAGTAGCAGCTACATCTTCACATTTTTCATCTGCTGAAAGACAATTTAGATTTCCACTGGAGTATGGAAGTCAAAGGCACCCAACTGCCCATTGGACTGTTACTGGAGCTGGTGCAATGCTAATAAGCAAAGAAGGAAATTTTCCCTATGTAAAATATATAACTACAGGTAAAGTTAAGGACTATGGCATTACTGATGCTAATAATATGGGAGCAGCTATGGCTCCAGCAGCCATAGATACTATTAAACAACATTTTCAGGATACAGGGACAACTCCAAAGGATTATGATTTAATTGCCACTGGCGACCTTGGAAAGTATGGTAAAACTATAACTGAAAAATTACTTAAAGTTTATGGGTATGATATAAATTCTATATATATGGACTGCGGCGATAAAATTTATGGTGGTGACCAAGCTACAAATGCTGGAGGAAGTGGTTGCGGCTGCTCTGCCGTGGTGGATTGTGGATATATATATAAAAACATGTTAAATGGAAAACTAAAAAGAGTATTGATATTGTCTACAGGTGCACTTATGAGTACCACATCTAGCTTGCAGGGTGAAACTATTCCAGGAATAGCTCATGCTGTATCAATAGAATTTGGAGTGTGA